The segment TTTGTGGCTTCTCTCATTGCAGATGTAGCACATGCTTTATAGCGTTCTACTTTGTGCACTTTCATTAGTAACTTAAAAGCTTCCATTGCATCAATCATCCTAGTAATGTTTTCATCACTAATAATTCCAGAAACAAAAGCATCTGCTCCTAATCTAATAGGTACACGAACTAAGGAAGATTTTTTAAATTGAGGTTCCTTGTTGTTTTCAACTATAACATTTGAAATTAGTAACCTAATTGCATTAGAACCGATATCAATTGCTCCGTATTTTTTTATTTCTAACAAACTAATTTATTTATGATTTTTAGGATATTCTACCATAAAAGTTTTCCCTTTCTTAATGTTCTTCCAATGTTTTTCTTCAAACTGAATGCCAATAACACCACAAGTGGATACATGAGAAATAGGTTTACTTCCAAATTTATTTACAAATGTATTTATACCATGATCATGACTAAAGATAATTGCAGAATTAAAACCATCATCTAAAGCATTAACAGTCTTCACTAAATAGCCGTCACTAAAGCTATATAATTGTCTTTTAATCTTAAGGTTAGAAAGAGGGTATTCGAAATTTTCACAAAAAATTACTGCAGTATGTAATGCTCTGTTTGCACTACTTGAAACAAAAACGTCTGGTCTGTCTATTTCTTTTGACAAGAATTTAGACATTAAATGAGCGTCTTTTATTCCTCTTTTTTTTAGAGGTCTGTCAATATCTTCTATTCCAGAGTAATCCCAAGAAGATTTTGCATGTCTAACAATATATAAAGTTTTCATTCAATTTTAATTGTTGAGTTGTAAATATAGAAAATTTATGGTGCTAACCTTTCTATTTTCCAAGAAAAATCTTCATCTAATGTATATCTAATTCTATCATGCATTCTGTTAGGTCTCCCTTGCCAAAACTCTATAGAAATAGGTTTTACCAAATAGCCTCCCCAATGTTTTGGTCTCTTAATTTCACTTCCTTCAAACTTCTGTTCAAAAGTTTTTAAACTGGAGTCTAGTTCTTCTCTAGATTGCACAACTTTACTTTGGTCAGAGGCCCAAGCACCTAATTTACTTCCATCTGGTCTAGAATCAAAATAGCCATCAGATAAATTTTCTGAAAGCTTTTCGGCTTTTCCTTTTATAATAACCTGTTGCTCTAAACCTGCCCAAAAGAAGGATAAACAAATGTTATTATTTGCGGCAATTGATTTTCCTTTTTCTGAATTATAATTCGTGTAAAAAATAAATCCTTCCCAAGTATATTTTTTAAGTAATACAACTCTACTTTTAGGAAACCCATCTAAACCAATAGATGAAATAGTCATGGCATTACTTTCGTCTACCATTTCAGAATCATCAGCATTTAAAAACCAATCTCGGAATAATTCAATCGGATTTTCTGGGCAACCACTTTCTAACAGTGCTTTTTTTTCGTAAGATTTACGATAATTACTTAAGTCTTTTGGCATTTAGTCTATTTTCTTTTTATCAAATATAATCCAACAAAAGTAATTAAACCATTTAAAGGTAAAATTTCCCAATGAAATTTATAGGCTCCAATTATGCTTTCTGGTAATGATGTAATAGCAAAACTTAATGAAATTGAAAGTAATGCAATAACCCAAGTATATTTATCTTTAATTTTGTGTTTTGTTAAAATTCCAAAAGCAAATAAACCTAATAAAGGTCCATATGTAAATGTGGCGAACTTGAATAAATTTCCAACAACATTTCCTTCTAGATTATTAAATAAAATAACAACTAATATTAATAGAACTGAAACGCCAATATGTACTTTTTTACGTAACGGTTTTTGTAGTTCTTCTTGTTTTTTTTCTATTCCTAAAAAATCAACAGAAAAAGAAGTTGTTAAAGAAGTTAAAGCAGAATCTGCACTTGAATATGCAGCTGCGATTAATCCAATAATAAATGTTATTGCTAAACCAGTTCCTAAATTTTGATTCATAGCAATTTCTGGGAACAATAAATCTGTTCTTATTTTACCTTCAACAATAGGAATATTTAATCCTATTTTTTCTGAATATATAAATAATAATGCGCCTAATGATAAAAAGAAAAAATTAACAACAACCAGTAATGTAGCCATTGTAATCATGTTTTTCTGAGCTTCTTTGTTGTTTTTACAAGTTAGGTTTTTTTGCATCATATCTTGGTCTAAACCAGTCATAGCTATCGCAATAAAGATTCCACCAATAAAATATTTCCAAAAATAGGTAGTTGCATTTGGGTCATCAAAAAAGAATATTCGACCTTTAGTTGTGAAATCATTAGAATTTAAAAAATCTATAAAACTCCAGTCCAATTTTTTATTAATCAAATAAATAGATAATCCTACAGCAACCAACATTGCTAGTGTTTGCAGTGTATCAGTCCAAACGATAGTTTTTATTCCGCCTCTATATGTGTAAATCCAAATAAGGAGAATAGAGAGAATTACGGTGACTTCAAACGGAACACCAATTTGTTCAAAAACGATGTATTGCATTGCTATAGCAACTAAAAACAATCTAAAAGCAGCTCCTGTAACTCTAGAAAGTAAAAAGAAAAATGCACCAGTTTTGTAACTTATTTTTCCAAAACGTTGTTCTAAGTATTGATAAATTGATGTAATATTCAGCTTATAATAAAGGGGGAGCAAAACAAAAGCTATAATTAAATAACCAAAAAAGAACCCAAAAACACCTTGCATATATGCAAACTGTTGTCCGCTAATCATCCCTGGAACAGAAATAAAGGTAACTCCAGAAAGTGAAGCGCCAATCATACCAAAAGCAACTATGTACCACGGGGAACTTCTTTTTGCTTTAAAAAAAACGGCATTAGAATCGTCTTTTCCTGTAAAGTAGGATATTGTAATTAATACCAAGAAATAGGCAATTATTAATATAAAAATATGAACTGGCTGCATCGTTAATTTTGATTGTTTAATTATGAGTTACGAATATATGTTTTTCTGTCTTCTTTTTCCGATTTCGTAATTCATAATTCGTAATTTTGCAAACTATGGATTTTTCATCAAAGTTATTAGAAAATGCAGTTAATGAAGTGTCTCGCTTACCAGGAATTGGTAAACGAACTGCTTTGCGTTTGGTTTTACATTTATTAAAACAACCTACAGAGAATACAAAGTACTTATCTGAAGCATTATTGCATTTAAGAAATGATGTAAAAAATTGTGAAAAATGTCACAATATTTCTGATACAGATTTATGTGATATTTGTAATAATTCTAAAAGAAACCCAGAAATTGTTTGCGTTGTAGAGGATATTAGGGATGTAATGGCAATTGAAAGTACGTCTCAATTTAACGGATTGTATCATGTTTTGGGAGGAAAAATTTCTCCTATTGAAGGAATTGGACCACAGAATTTACAAATAGATTCTTTAGTTAGAAAAATCTCTGAAGGAGAAATTAAAGAACTTATTTTTGCTTTAAGCTCAACGATGGAAGGTGATACAACTAATTTCTACATTTTTAAACAGATAGAGGAATTTGAAATTACAACGTCTACCATTGCACGTGGAATTTCTGTTGGTGATGAATTAGAGTATGCAGATGAAGTTACGCTTGGAAGATCTATTGTGAATAGAATTCCTTTTGAGCAGTCTATTAGAAATTAAAAATAAAAGCCCACTTAAAAAGTGAGCTTTTATGAATTTAAATTTTTATGTAAGAGAAACTTGATGAGTAAGTAGTGCCATCATAAGTTTCTGAGAATGAACCACTAAATATTGTATTATTTTGTGAGAAAGTAAGTTCTACGGAGCTATTATCTCCATCTTCAGAAATATTATAGGTAGTAGC is part of the Polaribacter sp. SA4-10 genome and harbors:
- the recR gene encoding recombination mediator RecR, coding for MDFSSKLLENAVNEVSRLPGIGKRTALRLVLHLLKQPTENTKYLSEALLHLRNDVKNCEKCHNISDTDLCDICNNSKRNPEIVCVVEDIRDVMAIESTSQFNGLYHVLGGKISPIEGIGPQNLQIDSLVRKISEGEIKELIFALSSTMEGDTTNFYIFKQIEEFEITTSTIARGISVGDELEYADEVTLGRSIVNRIPFEQSIRN
- a CDS encoding sodium:solute symporter yields the protein MQPVHIFILIIAYFLVLITISYFTGKDDSNAVFFKAKRSSPWYIVAFGMIGASLSGVTFISVPGMISGQQFAYMQGVFGFFFGYLIIAFVLLPLYYKLNITSIYQYLEQRFGKISYKTGAFFFLLSRVTGAAFRLFLVAIAMQYIVFEQIGVPFEVTVILSILLIWIYTYRGGIKTIVWTDTLQTLAMLVAVGLSIYLINKKLDWSFIDFLNSNDFTTKGRIFFFDDPNATTYFWKYFIGGIFIAIAMTGLDQDMMQKNLTCKNNKEAQKNMITMATLLVVVNFFFLSLGALLFIYSEKIGLNIPIVEGKIRTDLLFPEIAMNQNLGTGLAITFIIGLIAAAYSSADSALTSLTTSFSVDFLGIEKKQEELQKPLRKKVHIGVSVLLILVVILFNNLEGNVVGNLFKFATFTYGPLLGLFAFGILTKHKIKDKYTWVIALLSISLSFAITSLPESIIGAYKFHWEILPLNGLITFVGLYLIKRK
- a CDS encoding histidine phosphatase family protein; the protein is MKTLYIVRHAKSSWDYSGIEDIDRPLKKRGIKDAHLMSKFLSKEIDRPDVFVSSSANRALHTAVIFCENFEYPLSNLKIKRQLYSFSDGYLVKTVNALDDGFNSAIIFSHDHGINTFVNKFGSKPISHVSTCGVIGIQFEEKHWKNIKKGKTFMVEYPKNHK
- the pdxH gene encoding pyridoxamine 5'-phosphate oxidase is translated as MPKDLSNYRKSYEKKALLESGCPENPIELFRDWFLNADDSEMVDESNAMTISSIGLDGFPKSRVVLLKKYTWEGFIFYTNYNSEKGKSIAANNNICLSFFWAGLEQQVIIKGKAEKLSENLSDGYFDSRPDGSKLGAWASDQSKVVQSREELDSSLKTFEQKFEGSEIKRPKHWGGYLVKPISIEFWQGRPNRMHDRIRYTLDEDFSWKIERLAP